One window from the genome of Thermomicrobiales bacterium encodes:
- a CDS encoding redoxin domain-containing protein, which produces MSEPIAEGTQAPDFTLKASDNSTVTLSDLRGQKVILAFYPAAFSPGCQNQMEAYTKDAGEFESHGAKIYGISVDNAWSLRAWKEARGISIELLADFVPHGAVSRAYGVFNEEPGTASRVTFVIDEQGVIRDVQTAERGSFQSVDALCSALDHA; this is translated from the coding sequence ATGAGCGAGCCGATTGCGGAAGGAACCCAGGCACCAGATTTCACACTGAAGGCTAGCGACAACTCGACGGTCACGCTGTCGGATCTGCGCGGCCAGAAGGTGATCCTGGCGTTTTATCCTGCGGCCTTCAGCCCCGGCTGCCAAAACCAGATGGAAGCGTATACAAAGGACGCGGGCGAGTTCGAGTCGCACGGCGCGAAGATCTATGGCATCTCGGTGGACAACGCCTGGTCGCTACGCGCCTGGAAGGAAGCACGCGGGATCTCGATCGAGCTGCTGGCCGACTTTGTTCCACACGGCGCTGTCTCACGCGCCTACGGCGTCTTCAACGAGGAGCCCGGCACCGCCAGCCGCGTGACGTTCGTCATCGACGAGCAGGGCGTCATCCGCGACGTGCAGACCGCCGAGCGCGGCTCGTTCCAGAGCGTCGACGCGCTCTGCAGCGCGCTGGATCACGCCTGA